A portion of the Oxynema aestuarii AP17 genome contains these proteins:
- the cax gene encoding calcium/proton exchanger codes for MSVKNLIFIGLLVFVPISIAGHFLEWGALPIFLTACLGIVPLAAWMGTATEEIAVVVGPNLGGLLNATFGNATELIIALVALNAGLVNVVKASITGSIIGNLLLVMGLSMLLGGLRFKEQEFQSVVARMNASAMNLAVIAILLPTAVDFTSQGIEESTMQQLSAGVAIVLILVYGLTLLFSMKTHAYLCEVGEAENESEEGETGHQPNVLLWSGVLLACTLFVAVESELLVSSLEEATSMLGLTALFTGVIVVPIVGNAAEHATAVTVATKNKMDLSLSVAMGSSLQIALFVAPVLVLAGWVMGQPMDLNFNPFELVAVAVAVLIANSVSSDGRSDWLEGTLLLATYLVLGLAFYFHPVIEGIG; via the coding sequence ATGTCAGTCAAAAATCTGATTTTCATTGGCTTACTGGTCTTTGTTCCCATTTCCATCGCGGGACACTTCCTCGAATGGGGAGCCTTGCCGATCTTCCTCACCGCCTGCTTGGGGATCGTTCCCCTGGCGGCGTGGATGGGAACCGCCACCGAAGAAATTGCCGTCGTCGTCGGACCCAACCTCGGCGGCTTACTCAATGCCACCTTTGGCAACGCTACAGAATTAATTATCGCCCTGGTCGCCCTCAACGCCGGATTGGTCAATGTCGTCAAAGCCAGCATCACCGGATCGATTATCGGTAACCTCCTCTTAGTCATGGGTTTATCGATGCTTTTGGGGGGATTGCGCTTCAAAGAGCAAGAATTTCAATCCGTCGTCGCCCGCATGAATGCATCGGCCATGAATTTAGCCGTGATTGCCATTTTACTGCCGACGGCGGTGGACTTTACCTCCCAAGGGATCGAAGAAAGCACGATGCAGCAACTCTCTGCGGGAGTGGCGATCGTGTTGATCCTCGTTTACGGACTCACCTTGTTATTTTCGATGAAAACCCACGCCTATTTGTGCGAGGTCGGCGAAGCGGAAAACGAGTCTGAAGAAGGCGAAACGGGACACCAACCTAACGTGTTGCTGTGGAGTGGGGTACTGCTCGCCTGCACCCTCTTCGTCGCCGTCGAATCGGAATTATTGGTCAGTTCTCTCGAAGAAGCGACCTCGATGTTAGGTCTGACCGCCTTGTTTACCGGAGTCATCGTCGTTCCCATCGTCGGTAACGCGGCGGAACACGCCACGGCGGTTACGGTGGCGACGAAAAACAAAATGGATCTTTCCCTTTCCGTAGCGATGGGATCGAGTTTGCAAATTGCCCTGTTTGTCGCCCCGGTACTGGTTCTGGCGGGTTGGGTGATGGGTCAACCGATGGATTTAAATTTCAATCCGTTTGAGTTGGTGGCGGTGGCGGTGGCGGTCTTAATTGCAAATTCCGTCAGTTCGGACGGACGTTCGGATTGGCTGGAAGGAACGTTACTGCTGGCGACTTATTTGGTTTTGGGATTGGCGTTTTATTTCCATCCCGTGATTGAGGGGATCGGCTGA
- a CDS encoding DUF3536 domain-containing protein, whose product MTSISETTSTLNIPMSEPTTTVVPEAPTEELTPERAKTAYGIYVTIHGHFYQPPRENPYLDAIERQPSAAPFHDWNERIHHECYRPNAFARILNDRGEVVGIVNNYEYLSFNIGPTLMTWLERYDSEVYQAILDADRKSAERLDGHGNAIAQVYNHIILPLANERDKYTQIRWGKQDFRSRFGRDPEGMWLAETAVDYATLEALVAEGIQFIVLAPSQAQRCRPIAAEGEPETDWHEVGGGQIDPTRPYRCYLPRETEAGDSAVQTLRDRPYIDIFFYDGPISRDMGFNDVLSSSHHLCGRLGLAVHGDRRPSQLISVATDGETFGHHKSGTEKCLAYAFTCEFPERGWTVTNFAHYLSLNPPTWEVELKPVTAWSCSHGVDRWQDDCGCGGGGGWHQKWRRPLRDALDWLRDELSEIYEREGCRLLRDPWLARDEYIEVIRDRESENVENFLARHQTHYLNPAQQIDALRLLEMERHTLLMYTSCGWFFEEISRPEGVQILRYAARAIELAAEVAGVQLEREFVRRLEKAPSNVDTFKDGAGVYEQLVVTAQISLEQVAAHYAISSLFASYKNQEQVYCYSIHRRDYELQRLGSLSLAVGQIQLVSQITQENLDLVFAVLHLGSWDFHCCIQPFVGRRSYVQMKERLFGTLQEASAAHAILVMNEYFDGKSFSLRDLFAEERHRIVKLLTQENLLRLDQLYNQVYRDNYGVMMAFHRDELTVPRELQVAAEIALSNRCLTVVRDLEQAMGDRLTSDGQIASLLNELHAIATEAKHMRCHLEVPEAKIGLERAIERCLRYLIHDAQPEKIEAELLNLQRAIAIGGQLNIGLSLARAQELFFSWMHEEGLAPYFDRLDPTTAAAQSRDLLRSLLDLGQMLGVERVRELN is encoded by the coding sequence ATGACTTCGATTTCTGAAACGACCTCTACTTTAAACATTCCCATGTCCGAACCCACCACAACGGTCGTGCCAGAAGCGCCGACGGAGGAATTGACCCCCGAAAGAGCGAAAACGGCCTATGGCATTTATGTCACCATCCACGGTCATTTTTACCAACCCCCTCGGGAAAACCCCTATCTCGACGCGATCGAACGCCAGCCGAGTGCGGCCCCCTTTCACGATTGGAACGAGCGCATCCATCACGAATGTTACCGACCCAACGCCTTCGCCCGGATTTTGAACGATCGCGGCGAAGTCGTCGGGATCGTCAATAACTACGAATATCTCAGCTTCAACATCGGGCCGACCCTGATGACTTGGCTCGAACGTTACGACAGCGAAGTTTACCAGGCGATCTTAGACGCCGACCGCAAAAGCGCCGAACGCCTAGACGGCCACGGAAACGCGATCGCCCAAGTCTACAATCACATCATCCTGCCCCTCGCCAACGAGCGCGACAAATACACCCAAATCCGATGGGGCAAACAAGATTTTCGCTCCCGCTTCGGGCGCGATCCCGAGGGGATGTGGCTCGCAGAAACTGCGGTAGATTATGCCACCCTCGAAGCCCTCGTCGCCGAAGGAATTCAATTTATCGTCCTGGCGCCGTCGCAAGCCCAACGCTGCCGACCGATCGCCGCCGAAGGCGAACCGGAAACGGACTGGCACGAAGTCGGGGGCGGCCAAATCGATCCCACTCGTCCCTATCGCTGCTACTTACCGAGGGAAACCGAAGCGGGCGATTCTGCTGTGCAGACGCTGCGCGATCGCCCCTATATCGACATCTTCTTTTACGACGGCCCGATCTCCCGGGATATGGGCTTTAACGACGTGCTCAGTAGCTCCCATCACCTCTGCGGGCGCCTCGGTTTGGCCGTTCACGGCGATCGCCGTCCCTCCCAACTGATCTCCGTCGCCACCGACGGCGAAACCTTCGGCCATCATAAATCCGGGACGGAAAAATGCTTGGCTTACGCCTTCACCTGCGAATTTCCCGAACGAGGCTGGACCGTCACCAACTTCGCCCACTACCTCAGCCTCAATCCGCCCACCTGGGAAGTCGAACTCAAACCCGTCACCGCCTGGAGTTGCTCCCACGGGGTGGATCGCTGGCAGGACGACTGCGGTTGTGGGGGCGGCGGCGGATGGCACCAAAAGTGGCGCCGTCCCCTCCGCGACGCCCTCGACTGGCTGCGCGACGAACTCAGCGAGATCTACGAACGCGAAGGCTGCCGCCTGTTGCGCGATCCCTGGCTGGCCCGGGACGAGTATATCGAGGTGATTCGCGATCGCGAGAGCGAAAATGTCGAAAATTTCCTCGCCCGCCATCAAACTCACTACCTCAATCCGGCCCAGCAGATCGACGCCCTGCGCCTGCTGGAAATGGAACGCCACACCCTGCTGATGTACACCAGTTGCGGCTGGTTTTTTGAAGAAATTTCTCGCCCGGAAGGGGTGCAAATCCTCCGTTACGCGGCGCGGGCGATCGAACTGGCGGCAGAAGTGGCGGGGGTTCAACTCGAACGCGAGTTCGTGCGTCGCCTCGAAAAAGCGCCGAGTAATGTAGACACCTTTAAAGACGGGGCAGGGGTTTACGAACAACTGGTGGTGACCGCACAAATTAGCTTAGAGCAAGTGGCGGCTCACTATGCCATCAGCAGCCTGTTCGCCAGTTACAAGAACCAAGAACAAGTTTACTGCTACAGCATCCACCGCCGGGATTACGAGTTGCAACGCCTGGGATCGCTGAGTTTGGCGGTCGGTCAAATTCAGTTAGTATCGCAAATTACTCAAGAAAATCTCGATCTCGTCTTTGCTGTTTTACATCTAGGCAGTTGGGATTTTCACTGCTGCATTCAACCGTTTGTCGGACGGCGCAGTTACGTGCAGATGAAAGAACGCTTGTTCGGGACTCTGCAAGAAGCGAGCGCCGCTCATGCGATCTTGGTGATGAATGAGTATTTCGATGGGAAATCGTTCAGTTTGCGCGATTTGTTTGCGGAAGAACGACACCGGATCGTCAAACTGCTCACCCAGGAAAATCTGTTGCGCCTCGATCAGCTTTACAACCAGGTGTATCGCGACAATTACGGCGTGATGATGGCGTTCCACCGCGACGAACTTACGGTCCCGAGGGAATTGCAAGTGGCGGCGGAAATTGCTTTGAGCAATCGCTGTTTGACCGTGGTGCGCGATTTGGAACAGGCGATGGGCGATCGCCTCACCTCGGACGGTCAAATCGCCAGCCTTTTAAACGAGTTACACGCGATCGCCACCGAAGCCAAACACATGCGCTGCCATCTGGAAGTACCGGAAGCTAAAATCGGCCTGGAACGGGCGATCGAGCGGTGTTTGCGCTATTTAATCCACGACGCCCAACCGGAAAAAATCGAGGCCGAACTGCTCAATTTACAACGGGCGATCGCCATCGGAGGGCAACTCAATATCGGCTTATCCTTAGCCCGCGCCCAAGAGTTATTTTTTAGCTGGATGCACGAGGAAGGACTCGCCCCCTACTTCGATCGCCTCGATCCGACCACCGCCGCCGCACAATCGCGCGATTTATTGCGATCGTTGCTCGATCTCGGTCAAATGTTAGGGGTTGAAAGAGTGCGGGAGTTGAATTAG
- a CDS encoding lipopolysaccharide assembly protein LapA domain-containing protein, which yields MKAFNFSLIFLLCLALVLFSLENSQPTAIAIVRGVEVEAPLAVELIFAMGIGAVLVWLFALLSKLQRYLEARQDLRAIRQRDERIEQLEQDLQAFQQNQNNAQNTETLASENTPQLLPAEEEAASDNAKQEAIAVKNIDRPA from the coding sequence ATGAAAGCCTTCAATTTCAGCTTGATTTTCTTATTATGTTTGGCCTTAGTTTTGTTTTCTTTAGAAAATAGTCAACCGACGGCGATCGCGATCGTGCGAGGAGTGGAGGTGGAAGCGCCCCTAGCCGTCGAACTGATTTTCGCAATGGGAATCGGTGCGGTCTTAGTCTGGCTATTTGCCCTGTTATCCAAACTACAGAGATATTTAGAAGCTCGGCAGGATTTACGCGCCATCCGGCAGCGAGACGAACGGATCGAGCAGTTAGAACAAGACCTGCAAGCATTTCAACAAAATCAAAACAACGCACAAAACACGGAAACATTGGCATCGGAGAATACCCCGCAATTACTCCCCGCCGAAGAAGAAGCAGCATCCGACAACGCCAAACAAGAAGCGATCGCAGTGAAAAACATCGATCGTCCCGCGTGA
- a CDS encoding segregation/condensation protein A yields the protein MSSSLAQDAIALLIDLAKRGEIDPWDVQVIEVIDRYLSELVPADDSDRAEREVTLSQSGQAFLYASMLVLLKADNLARSESLLDEEGVGEEEVEELEELLDPESTRLPHKLERQLKRRAVAPTPQKRRVTLPELIEQLQLMSQAMDDRPRRRTKRHANSKSTAKAVRAISELAHQENLTDIAAALEQFLESHWPQLSTECDWLELDELLERWQLWRVKTADTPKIQSEPTDNKHDRVGIFWALLLLSAQSKVELEQEEFYRDLKIKSLDGAIALEAI from the coding sequence ATGAGCAGTTCCCTAGCCCAAGATGCGATCGCCCTGTTAATCGACCTCGCCAAACGGGGAGAAATCGACCCGTGGGACGTCCAGGTGATCGAAGTGATCGACCGCTACCTCAGCGAACTGGTCCCGGCGGACGACAGCGATCGCGCCGAACGAGAAGTCACCTTATCCCAATCGGGACAAGCCTTTCTCTACGCCTCAATGTTAGTTTTGCTCAAAGCCGATAATTTAGCCCGTTCCGAATCTCTCCTCGACGAAGAAGGCGTCGGCGAAGAAGAAGTCGAAGAACTCGAAGAACTTTTAGATCCCGAAAGTACCCGACTCCCTCACAAACTCGAACGGCAACTCAAACGACGCGCCGTCGCCCCCACCCCCCAAAAACGGCGGGTCACTTTACCCGAGTTAATCGAACAATTACAATTAATGTCCCAGGCGATGGACGATCGCCCCCGCCGCCGCACCAAGCGCCACGCCAATTCTAAATCGACGGCGAAAGCGGTCCGCGCCATTAGCGAACTCGCCCATCAAGAAAACTTAACCGATATTGCTGCCGCCCTCGAACAATTTTTAGAAAGCCACTGGCCCCAACTGAGTACCGAATGCGACTGGTTAGAACTCGACGAATTGCTCGAACGCTGGCAACTGTGGCGCGTGAAAACGGCGGACACGCCTAAAATTCAATCGGAACCGACCGACAACAAACACGATCGCGTCGGGATCTTCTGGGCTTTATTACTGCTTTCGGCTCAATCTAAGGTGGAATTGGAGCAAGAAGAGTTTTACCGCGATTTAAAAATTAAAAGTCTCGATGGCGCGATCGCACTCGAAGCGATCTAA
- a CDS encoding sugar phosphate nucleotidyltransferase produces the protein MKAMILAAGKGTRVRPITFTIPKPMIPILQKPVMEFLVELLRQHGFEQIMVNVSHLAKEIEDYFRDGQRFGVEIAYSFEGRIVDGQLVGEALGSAGGMRRIQDFYPYFDDTFVVLCGDALIDLNLTEAVKWHKEKGAIATIVMKSVPREEVSSYGVVVTDEDGAIKTFQEKPAVDEALSTDINTGIYIFEPEVLDYIPSGQQFDIGGDLFPKLVEMGAPFYGISMDFQWVDIGKVPDYWRAIRGVLLGEIKNVAIPGKEVAPGVYTGLNVAVNWDKVDISGPVYIGGMTRIEDGAKIVGPTAIGPNCWISSGAMVENSVIFEYSRLGPGVRLVDKLVFGRYCVDKTGAAIDVQAAALDWLITDTRQTPPSQPPIERQAIADLLGSEGNGS, from the coding sequence ATGAAAGCCATGATTCTGGCAGCCGGGAAAGGCACTCGTGTCCGTCCCATTACGTTCACCATCCCCAAACCCATGATTCCCATCCTGCAAAAACCAGTGATGGAATTTCTCGTCGAACTCCTGCGCCAGCATGGGTTTGAACAAATCATGGTCAACGTCAGCCACTTGGCTAAGGAAATTGAAGACTATTTCCGCGACGGTCAGCGTTTCGGGGTCGAGATCGCCTATTCTTTCGAGGGACGCATTGTTGACGGTCAGCTTGTCGGCGAAGCCCTCGGATCGGCAGGCGGGATGAGACGCATTCAAGATTTTTATCCCTATTTTGACGATACCTTCGTGGTATTGTGCGGCGATGCTTTGATCGATCTCAACTTAACGGAAGCGGTCAAATGGCACAAGGAAAAGGGGGCGATCGCCACGATCGTCATGAAATCCGTTCCCCGAGAGGAAGTGTCGAGTTATGGGGTCGTGGTCACCGACGAGGACGGCGCAATTAAGACGTTCCAAGAAAAACCCGCCGTTGACGAAGCCCTCAGTACCGATATCAACACCGGGATTTACATTTTTGAGCCGGAAGTACTCGATTACATCCCTTCCGGGCAGCAATTCGATATCGGTGGCGATTTATTTCCCAAACTCGTAGAAATGGGCGCCCCTTTTTACGGGATTTCGATGGACTTCCAGTGGGTCGATATCGGGAAAGTTCCCGACTACTGGCGGGCCATTCGCGGCGTTCTCCTCGGAGAGATTAAAAATGTGGCCATTCCCGGAAAAGAAGTTGCGCCGGGAGTTTATACCGGGTTAAATGTAGCAGTTAATTGGGACAAGGTGGACATTAGCGGCCCGGTGTACATCGGCGGGATGACCCGCATTGAAGATGGTGCTAAAATTGTCGGTCCGACGGCGATCGGACCGAATTGCTGGATTTCGAGTGGGGCGATGGTCGAAAACAGCGTCATTTTTGAATATTCCCGTCTCGGTCCGGGGGTGCGCCTGGTGGATAAATTAGTGTTCGGTCGCTACTGTGTGGATAAAACGGGGGCGGCGATCGACGTTCAAGCGGCGGCCCTCGACTGGTTGATTACCGATACCCGTCAAACTCCCCCGTCGCAACCGCCGATCGAACGTCAGGCGATCGCCGATCTGCTCGGAAGTGAGGGCAACGGTTCTTAA
- a CDS encoding rhomboid family intramembrane serine protease: MTFHPWMVLLVCNWCVAIAFAILLLNFYKQIQSWLTVIFSILTLTFILFFISPNLAIIVSTILWFLFLFLPVFGLYWIQFLMFRGSYDRARQLAAIVRWLHPADGLVELPHLLKALTLAQRGNIEEAGNIFKSYQTSETAIGRTVTALFYVTSDSWEDLLIWIRENISDRQLFGVNNLVIYYLRALGETGNIHALLQAVERLTPEFEKRQSLIPLALARMYALAFCGKSDSLGSLFDRPLRRYPKNIRQFWMGTAKLIEGKEQEARQIFDAIPHQSNTNLQQAIARRLSRDFQATSVQLSDGDREICDGIITAVEQEKRYGSALTVANNRAYCSYILIGLNLAVFSLQVLLGGSQNIPVLIQLGALIPEAVWEGQWWRLIAANFLHFGPVHLMMNAIGLYIIGGFVEKTLGTIRYFGVYLSSGIASMAVITILSRFIEFSAKITVGASGSVMGLVGATGAILLWGWHREKARIARQRFQLVLLMVGLQMAFDLSVPNISFIGHLSGVIVGFLITLMLMKWVKLPD, translated from the coding sequence ATGACTTTTCATCCTTGGATGGTCTTGCTTGTCTGCAATTGGTGCGTAGCGATCGCCTTCGCCATCTTACTCTTAAACTTTTATAAACAAATTCAAAGTTGGTTAACTGTTATCTTTAGCATCTTAACATTAACCTTTATTTTGTTTTTTATTTCGCCAAATTTGGCGATTATTGTTAGCACAATTTTATGGTTTTTATTTTTATTTCTTCCAGTTTTTGGGCTTTACTGGATTCAGTTTCTCATGTTTCGCGGATCTTACGATCGCGCCCGCCAGTTAGCGGCGATCGTGCGCTGGTTACATCCGGCAGATGGATTAGTAGAACTTCCCCATTTATTAAAAGCATTAACCTTAGCACAAAGGGGAAATATTGAGGAAGCGGGCAATATTTTTAAATCCTATCAAACTTCAGAAACTGCCATTGGTAGGACTGTAACAGCCCTATTTTATGTCACGTCAGACTCCTGGGAAGATCTGTTAATTTGGATTAGAGAAAATATTTCCGATCGCCAACTGTTCGGAGTCAATAATTTAGTGATTTATTACTTGCGCGCTTTAGGCGAAACGGGCAACATTCACGCTCTACTGCAAGCGGTAGAACGATTAACACCGGAATTTGAAAAACGTCAAAGTTTAATCCCTTTAGCATTAGCCAGAATGTATGCTTTGGCATTTTGCGGCAAGTCGGACAGTCTCGGGAGTTTATTCGATCGCCCCTTACGAAGATATCCCAAAAATATCCGCCAATTTTGGATGGGAACGGCTAAGTTAATCGAGGGAAAAGAACAAGAAGCGCGCCAAATTTTTGATGCTATTCCTCACCAGAGCAATACGAATTTGCAACAGGCGATCGCCCGCCGTTTATCCCGAGATTTTCAAGCAACTTCCGTACAGTTGAGCGATGGCGATCGCGAGATCTGCGATGGAATTATTACCGCCGTCGAACAAGAAAAACGGTATGGAAGCGCTTTAACCGTTGCCAACAATAGGGCTTACTGTAGCTATATTTTAATAGGTTTAAACTTAGCAGTTTTTTCCCTGCAGGTTCTGCTGGGAGGCAGCCAAAATATTCCAGTTTTAATTCAGCTTGGCGCTTTAATTCCCGAGGCGGTCTGGGAGGGTCAGTGGTGGCGTTTGATTGCAGCAAATTTCCTCCATTTTGGCCCCGTTCATCTGATGATGAATGCGATCGGACTTTATATTATTGGCGGGTTTGTCGAAAAAACTCTGGGAACGATACGCTATTTTGGGGTTTATTTGAGCAGTGGTATCGCTTCGATGGCGGTGATTACTATTTTATCCAGATTTATAGAATTTTCTGCTAAAATCACTGTAGGTGCTTCGGGTTCGGTGATGGGCTTAGTCGGGGCAACGGGAGCCATTTTACTCTGGGGTTGGCATCGAGAAAAAGCGCGCATTGCTCGTCAACGGTTCCAGCTTGTTTTATTAATGGTTGGCTTGCAAATGGCGTTCGATTTATCTGTGCCTAATATTAGTTTTATCGGTCACCTTTCGGGGGTTATTGTTGGATTTTTAATAACTTTAATGTTAATGAAATGGGTTAAGTTACCCGATTGA
- a CDS encoding CHAT domain-containing protein, protein MSWSEIPCLSIAIAPLKTPGTADRFAIWVFKAPSPSGYVHHDRSWPETLSQTWYGWQQMFSVQPAPLPGGVKINPHLNSLDRLLPGSDSSPASYSARLMQHLGLNLWQWLFSSSIDRSFAQSLGIALGQDRPLRIQLDIRDPDLMVLPWEIMQPRAGKPAISLDRQLRFSRTTSDVDPLAKHPNRQSLKVLLVLGAQTQSQQGSGGNSTLDLDTEAATLSEVLQNRSARSGDREPLLPVPCHVTPLIQPSVGETVEQLETGEYNIFFYAGHGVPGPTGGQLRLNADTVLTGTELAQILVRSGVTLAVFNACWGAWPDRHNQQATPRSSLAEVLIHHGVPAVLAMRDSIADAEALSFIRAFAQALAERNPIDRAVAIARQQLLTLYKFNQPAWTLPVLYLHPEFDGELIAGIDSLITELPENTPSAMGLPLATALLRSPDKTGKVWPIRNGMLSVGRRSENDLVIPERWVSQRHAEIFYRNSSATDGRPCYFLRDFSRYGTLVHNARGWQKIHHQELRLESGDRLKFGSSQGETLEFVVEALSLEK, encoded by the coding sequence ATGTCTTGGTCTGAGATCCCCTGTTTGTCGATTGCGATCGCACCGTTAAAAACCCCCGGAACCGCCGATCGGTTTGCGATCTGGGTGTTCAAGGCTCCCTCTCCCAGTGGTTACGTCCACCACGATCGTTCGTGGCCCGAAACGTTGAGCCAGACCTGGTACGGTTGGCAGCAAATGTTTTCCGTACAACCCGCGCCCTTACCCGGCGGCGTCAAAATTAACCCGCATTTGAACTCCCTCGATCGCCTCCTCCCCGGTTCCGACAGTTCCCCTGCCAGCTACAGCGCCCGGTTAATGCAGCATTTGGGACTGAATCTGTGGCAGTGGTTATTTTCCAGCTCGATCGATCGCAGTTTCGCCCAAAGTCTCGGGATCGCTCTCGGTCAAGACCGTCCCTTGCGAATTCAACTCGACATTCGCGATCCGGACCTAATGGTTCTCCCGTGGGAAATCATGCAACCACGTGCGGGAAAACCTGCCATTTCCCTCGATCGCCAATTGCGCTTTAGCCGTACCACCAGCGATGTCGATCCCCTCGCCAAACATCCCAACCGTCAAAGTTTAAAAGTCCTACTCGTTTTGGGGGCTCAAACGCAATCGCAGCAAGGTAGCGGCGGCAATTCCACCCTGGATTTGGACACGGAAGCGGCGACGTTGAGTGAAGTGTTGCAAAATCGCAGCGCGCGATCGGGCGATCGCGAGCCCTTGCTTCCCGTTCCCTGTCACGTCACTCCCCTCATTCAACCGAGTGTTGGCGAAACTGTCGAACAGCTCGAAACGGGGGAATATAATATCTTTTTCTATGCCGGACACGGCGTTCCCGGTCCGACGGGGGGACAACTGCGCCTCAACGCCGATACGGTACTGACCGGAACTGAATTAGCTCAAATCCTGGTTCGTAGTGGGGTCACTCTCGCTGTTTTCAACGCCTGCTGGGGGGCCTGGCCCGATCGCCACAACCAACAAGCCACCCCGCGTAGCAGTTTAGCTGAAGTGCTGATCCATCACGGCGTCCCGGCAGTTTTGGCGATGCGCGATTCGATCGCCGACGCGGAAGCTCTCAGTTTTATTCGCGCCTTCGCTCAAGCTTTAGCGGAACGCAACCCGATCGATCGGGCCGTGGCGATCGCGCGCCAACAGCTTCTCACACTTTATAAATTCAATCAACCTGCCTGGACTTTACCCGTTCTTTACTTGCATCCCGAATTCGACGGCGAACTGATTGCCGGGATCGATTCTTTGATTACTGAATTGCCGGAAAATACCCCTTCGGCGATGGGATTGCCTTTAGCAACCGCGTTACTGCGATCGCCGGATAAAACGGGCAAAGTCTGGCCGATTCGCAATGGAATGCTCAGCGTCGGACGGCGATCGGAAAATGATTTAGTGATTCCAGAACGCTGGGTTTCCCAACGTCATGCCGAAATTTTCTACCGCAACAGTTCCGCCACTGACGGACGTCCCTGTTATTTTTTGCGCGATTTTTCCCGTTACGGCACCTTAGTTCACAATGCCCGAGGTTGGCAGAAAATTCACCATCAAGAACTCCGTTTAGAGTCGGGCGATCGGCTCAAATTTGGCAGTTCTCAAGGCGAAACCTTGGAGTTTGTCGTCGAAGCCTTAAGTCTAGAAAAATAG
- a CDS encoding IscS subfamily cysteine desulfurase, producing the protein MSARPIYLDSHATTPTDERVLQAMLPYFSQYFGNPASITHQYGWEAEAAVKQARETLARAIGATPEEIVFTSGATEANNLALKGVAEAYFQKGQHLISVQTEHNAVLDPCRYLESLGFCVTYLPVRDDGILDLDRLQDAFRPDTILVSVMAANNEIGVLQPLTKIGEYCRERGVIFHTDAAQALGKIPLDVEAMHVDLMSLTAHKLYGPKGIGALYVRRRNPRVKLAPQIHGGGHERGLRSGTLYAPQIVGFGKAVEIALADMDGETRRLRDLRSRLWEQLSTLGDIYLNGHPSDRLPGNLNISIAGVDGQALLLGLQPVVAVSSGSACTSAKIEPSHVLAALGRSPELAYASIRFGIGRFNTEAEIDRVAEHTIATVRSLREVALKF; encoded by the coding sequence ATGTCCGCTCGCCCGATTTATCTCGACTCCCACGCCACCACGCCAACAGACGAGCGCGTGCTTCAGGCGATGCTTCCTTACTTTAGCCAATACTTCGGCAATCCCGCCAGTATCACCCACCAATACGGCTGGGAAGCCGAAGCTGCCGTCAAACAAGCTCGCGAAACCCTCGCTCGGGCGATCGGCGCCACCCCGGAAGAAATCGTCTTTACCAGTGGCGCCACCGAAGCCAATAATCTCGCCCTCAAAGGCGTCGCCGAAGCCTACTTTCAAAAAGGACAGCACCTCATTTCCGTCCAAACCGAACATAACGCCGTCCTCGACCCCTGTCGCTATCTCGAATCCCTCGGCTTCTGTGTCACCTATCTCCCCGTTCGCGACGACGGCATACTCGATCTCGACCGACTGCAAGACGCTTTCCGCCCCGATACGATCCTCGTCTCCGTGATGGCCGCCAATAACGAAATTGGCGTTTTACAACCCTTGACAAAAATTGGAGAATATTGTAGAGAGCGTGGGGTAATTTTCCACACCGACGCCGCCCAAGCCTTGGGCAAAATTCCCTTAGACGTGGAAGCGATGCACGTCGATTTGATGTCCCTGACGGCCCACAAACTTTACGGCCCTAAAGGAATTGGCGCCCTGTACGTGCGGCGGCGCAATCCCCGGGTTAAACTGGCGCCGCAAATTCACGGCGGCGGACACGAACGGGGATTGCGATCGGGGACGTTGTACGCCCCGCAGATCGTCGGTTTTGGCAAAGCAGTGGAGATTGCCCTCGCGGACATGGACGGCGAAACCCGGCGATTGCGAGATCTGCGATCGCGCCTCTGGGAACAACTCTCGACCCTGGGGGATATTTACCTGAACGGACATCCGAGCGATCGCCTCCCCGGCAACCTCAACATCAGCATCGCCGGAGTAGACGGACAAGCCTTATTACTCGGTCTGCAACCCGTCGTCGCCGTTTCCTCCGGTTCCGCCTGCACCTCCGCCAAAATCGAACCCTCCCACGTCCTCGCCGCCTTGGGGCGATCGCCCGAACTCGCCTACGCCTCGATCCGCTTCGGGATCGGACGCTTCAACACCGAAGCCGAAATCGATCGCGTCGCCGAACACACGATCGCCACGGTGCGATCGTTGAGAGAAGTGGCGTTGAAATTTTAG